The Leptospira koniambonensis genome window below encodes:
- a CDS encoding YqaA family protein, with product MKTESQELKNSTENVISTLVRQTLIASVILLLVVLVLARFFNERVTQVAGLFLNYTGVWGVGLSIFVADSVHVFFPPDTFLILAVAAKMPDFWVIFFASVGSLLAGGCSYSQGRFLLPKLTIFTKFIRNHEEKLEGYVKRFGFWAVVLAALTPLPYSWTSVAAGAMKMRLDLFFSAALFRIPRFILYYYLIKGGWIGI from the coding sequence TTGAAAACAGAGTCCCAAGAACTTAAAAACTCCACAGAAAATGTAATCTCCACCTTGGTTAGACAAACATTGATCGCAAGTGTGATCTTGTTACTCGTTGTACTCGTTCTTGCAAGATTTTTTAATGAAAGAGTCACTCAGGTTGCCGGTCTCTTTTTGAATTACACCGGGGTATGGGGAGTCGGGCTTTCTATATTTGTTGCGGATTCGGTGCACGTATTCTTTCCTCCAGATACATTTTTGATCTTGGCAGTTGCTGCAAAGATGCCTGATTTTTGGGTAATCTTCTTTGCATCCGTTGGGTCTTTACTTGCTGGGGGATGTTCCTACTCGCAAGGAAGATTCCTTCTTCCTAAGTTAACTATATTTACTAAGTTCATTCGGAACCATGAAGAGAAGTTAGAAGGATATGTAAAAAGATTCGGGTTCTGGGCAGTGGTTCTTGCTGCTCTCACTCCATTGCCATATTCCTGGACCTCAGTGGCAGCAGGTGCAATGAAGATGAGACTTGATCTTTTTTTCTCGGCTGCACTTTTTAGGATCCCCCGTTTTATTCTATATTACTATCTAATAAAGGGCGGATGGATCGGGATCTAA
- a CDS encoding replication-associated recombination protein A, producing the protein MGSLFERAPLPHKIRPSSFAQVIGQEKAKLQLQKYKEPVSILLYGPPGTGKSTIARILGNTWKLPFVEHNAVTTGVADIKKLLERSEKEGSILLFLDEIHRFSSSQQDSLLKGVETGGIVLIGATTENPSFRITRPLLSRCQVLRLEPLGENDLLEILSRGIESLDPKPNITKEASSLLVRYSGGDARKLLSNLEGLVLSRDSGVSIEPSDIETFLESRVIEYDQSGESHYDVISAFIKSVRGSDPDAALFYLAMMLEGGEDPLFIARRLIILASEDIGNASVHGLPLAVAGLHALETIGMPEGRIILGQVTTFLASCPKSNASYLGIGSALSFVKERGPSLKIPNRLRNAPTSTHKKEGAGQGYKYPHDFGGFVPFSYFPDDLSDNPPQFYKPTKNGMEGKIKEHLASIWKKISGKNYE; encoded by the coding sequence TTGGGCAGTCTATTTGAAAGAGCACCTCTTCCTCACAAAATCAGGCCTAGTTCGTTTGCTCAGGTCATTGGACAGGAAAAGGCAAAACTTCAATTACAAAAATATAAAGAACCAGTAAGTATTCTGCTATACGGACCTCCAGGAACAGGAAAGTCCACAATTGCAAGAATATTAGGTAATACGTGGAAATTACCTTTTGTAGAACATAACGCAGTCACCACAGGTGTTGCAGATATTAAAAAACTATTAGAAAGATCCGAGAAAGAGGGTAGCATTCTTCTCTTTTTGGACGAGATCCATAGATTCAGTTCTTCTCAACAAGATAGTTTATTAAAAGGAGTGGAGACCGGAGGTATAGTTCTGATTGGAGCTACTACTGAAAATCCATCTTTTAGAATTACAAGACCTCTATTATCCAGATGCCAGGTTCTCAGACTTGAGCCATTGGGCGAAAATGATCTTTTGGAAATACTTTCCAGAGGGATCGAATCCTTAGACCCAAAACCGAATATTACAAAAGAAGCAAGTTCACTTTTAGTTCGTTATTCTGGTGGAGATGCAAGAAAACTTCTCTCCAATTTAGAAGGGCTTGTTCTTTCCAGAGATTCTGGAGTTTCAATAGAACCCTCCGATATAGAAACATTTTTAGAAAGTAGAGTAATCGAATACGACCAAAGTGGAGAAAGCCATTACGATGTGATCTCTGCATTCATCAAGTCAGTGCGAGGAAGTGATCCAGACGCCGCATTATTCTATTTAGCAATGATGTTAGAAGGAGGAGAAGACCCGCTCTTCATCGCAAGACGGCTTATCATCCTTGCCTCTGAAGATATTGGAAACGCTTCTGTTCACGGTTTACCTTTGGCAGTTGCTGGACTTCATGCATTAGAAACAATCGGAATGCCGGAAGGAAGGATCATTTTAGGACAGGTCACTACCTTCTTAGCTTCTTGCCCTAAATCCAACGCGTCCTATTTAGGAATAGGTTCAGCACTTTCATTTGTGAAAGAAAGAGGACCAAGTTTAAAGATCCCGAACCGATTGAGAAATGCTCCTACTTCTACTCATAAAAAAGAAGGAGCAGGTCAAGGTTATAAGTATCCACATGATTTTGGTGGATTTGTGCCATTCTCTTATTTCCCGGATGATCTTTCCGACAATCCTCCTCAATTCTATAAACCAACCAAAAATGGAATGGAAGGAAAGATCAAAGAACATCTGGCTTCCATCTGGAAAAAGATCTCCGGTAAAAATTACGAATAG
- a CDS encoding ArsR/SmtB family transcription factor, giving the protein MNLRRDVFQAIADPTRRAILLLVASQAMTAGAIASNFDTARPTVSKHLQILTECELLKQEQNGREIYYQLNPNKMKEIADFIEPFRNMWDDRFNKLESVMKKYRSRK; this is encoded by the coding sequence ATGAATCTAAGAAGAGACGTATTCCAAGCTATCGCAGATCCTACGAGAAGGGCAATACTTCTGCTCGTGGCTTCTCAGGCAATGACTGCAGGAGCGATCGCTTCTAATTTCGATACAGCCAGACCAACTGTTTCCAAACATTTACAGATACTCACCGAGTGCGAATTATTAAAGCAGGAGCAAAATGGTAGGGAAATTTATTACCAATTGAATCCGAATAAAATGAAAGAAATTGCCGACTTTATAGAACCATTCCGAAATATGTGGGACGATCGATTCAATAAGCTCGAGTCCGTAATGAAGAAATACAGATCAAGAAAATAG
- a CDS encoding SRPBCC domain-containing protein, which yields MERKTKIDAEDGKQELLITREFDLPVDLLFKAHIEPEIVEEWMGTKVLILEAKKHGSWQYVTTDPHGNKHGFNGVIHEFVPDQKITRTFEMENSPFPPQLEFLEFESLGEEKSKLIMHIVFKSVSLRDQLLKMPFAQGINMAHNRLQEIVIKLK from the coding sequence ATGGAAAGAAAAACCAAAATAGATGCAGAAGACGGCAAACAAGAATTGCTGATCACAAGAGAATTTGATCTTCCAGTGGATCTACTTTTTAAAGCACATATTGAGCCAGAAATTGTAGAAGAATGGATGGGAACAAAAGTACTGATATTAGAAGCTAAGAAGCACGGGAGCTGGCAATATGTAACTACGGATCCTCATGGAAACAAACATGGGTTCAACGGTGTTATACATGAATTTGTTCCGGACCAAAAGATTACCCGCACTTTCGAAATGGAGAATTCCCCGTTTCCACCCCAACTTGAATTTTTAGAATTCGAATCTTTGGGCGAAGAGAAAAGCAAACTTATAATGCATATTGTATTTAAGTCTGTTTCGCTCAGAGATCAATTATTGAAAATGCCTTTTGCACAAGGTATCAATATGGCTCATAACAGATTACAAGAAATCGTAATTAAATTAAAATAG
- a CDS encoding DoxX family protein, with amino-acid sequence MRNKVIYWIATAWLSLGMVSTGIVQLIQMKEEADMFAHLGYPAYLMIILGVWKLLGVIAVLVPKYPLVKEWAYAGFFFTMSGAVFSHFAAGDSAKEYFGPALLLVLTAVSWYFRPADRKLKG; translated from the coding sequence ATGAGAAATAAAGTTATATATTGGATCGCTACTGCATGGCTTTCCTTAGGGATGGTATCGACTGGGATCGTTCAGTTGATCCAAATGAAAGAAGAAGCTGATATGTTTGCACATTTAGGCTATCCTGCTTACTTGATGATCATATTAGGTGTTTGGAAATTATTAGGGGTGATTGCTGTACTTGTTCCTAAATATCCTTTGGTAAAGGAATGGGCATACGCAGGATTTTTCTTTACAATGTCTGGGGCTGTGTTCTCTCATTTTGCAGCGGGAGATTCCGCGAAAGAATATTTCGGACCTGCATTATTGCTAGTGCTTACCGCAGTATCTTGGTATTTCAGACCGGCTGATAGAAAATTGAAAGGGTGA
- a CDS encoding YdeI/OmpD-associated family protein: MNPKVDFFFNKAKQWKEEYEALRKIALASGLTEELKWGQPCYTSQDNNIVLIHGFKEYCAFLFFKGALLKDPKGILIQQTKNVQSARQIRFTDLKEIDKLKTSLKAYIKNAIEVEKSGQKVNFKKTKEFDMPEEFLSKLEESPNLKSAFDSLTPGRQRGYLLHFSSAKQSKTREARIEKYIPHILKGKGLDD; encoded by the coding sequence ATGAATCCTAAGGTTGATTTCTTTTTTAATAAGGCCAAACAATGGAAGGAAGAATATGAGGCATTGCGTAAGATTGCTTTAGCTTCAGGACTTACGGAAGAATTAAAATGGGGTCAGCCTTGTTATACATCTCAAGACAATAATATAGTTTTGATACATGGATTCAAAGAATATTGTGCATTTTTATTTTTCAAGGGTGCCTTATTAAAAGACCCTAAAGGAATTCTGATCCAACAAACAAAGAATGTACAGTCTGCTCGCCAAATCAGATTTACAGATCTAAAAGAGATCGATAAACTTAAAACATCTTTAAAAGCATATATTAAAAATGCAATTGAGGTAGAAAAATCTGGTCAGAAAGTAAATTTCAAAAAGACAAAAGAGTTTGATATGCCTGAGGAATTCTTAAGTAAGCTTGAAGAATCTCCAAACCTAAAATCGGCATTTGACTCATTGACTCCAGGCAGACAAAGAGGTTACCTTCTTCATTTTTCTTCTGCAAAACAATCTAAGACCAGAGAAGCTAGGATAGAAAAATATATCCCTCATATTCTGAAAGGAAAAGGATTAGATGATTAA
- a CDS encoding DUF1801 domain-containing protein — MIKKKAVVKKKSAKPAIKKTSKSNKTAAKKSSKLSKKEPILLSGGNPQIAKGYGDGPVQEYISAMPGWKKDIGRKLDEIIVRTVPYVYKAVKWNSPLYGIEGDGWFLGIHVFNKYVKVAFFRGSHLKPLPPGESKQKEVRYLDIKENEKIDEAQLSSWIKQASELPGEKM; from the coding sequence ATGATTAAGAAGAAGGCTGTAGTAAAGAAAAAATCCGCAAAGCCTGCGATTAAAAAAACTTCTAAGTCAAATAAGACTGCCGCAAAGAAGTCTTCCAAACTTTCCAAGAAGGAGCCAATTTTACTTTCCGGTGGGAATCCTCAAATTGCAAAAGGATACGGAGACGGCCCAGTCCAAGAATATATCTCCGCCATGCCTGGCTGGAAAAAAGATATTGGGCGTAAACTGGATGAAATCATCGTTCGAACAGTGCCTTATGTGTATAAGGCAGTAAAATGGAACTCTCCTTTATACGGAATCGAAGGAGATGGCTGGTTTCTAGGAATCCATGTTTTTAATAAATATGTTAAGGTTGCTTTCTTTCGAGGAAGTCATTTGAAACCTCTTCCTCCTGGTGAATCTAAACAAAAAGAAGTTCGCTATCTGGATATCAAAGAAAACGAAAAGATAGACGAGGCCCAACTTTCTTCCTGGATCAAGCAGGCTAGTGAATTGCCTGGCGAAAAAATGTAA
- a CDS encoding OsmC family protein, producing the protein MANTVFESKASWAGGLKLNLQSRDHKWVVDEPEILGGTDQGPNPVELVLGGLASCVGVLVSLYAPAHKVELKDFNVFVEGDLDLDGFQEIAAVRPGFSQIRYRVDIETDSPKENVNSLLSHIERICPVKDTLSGVGVLSQKSGSSVAA; encoded by the coding sequence ATGGCAAATACTGTATTCGAAAGTAAGGCTTCTTGGGCGGGTGGTTTGAAATTAAACCTACAATCCAGGGATCATAAATGGGTGGTGGACGAGCCAGAAATTTTAGGTGGAACGGACCAAGGGCCGAACCCAGTTGAACTAGTGCTGGGTGGACTTGCTAGTTGCGTGGGAGTCTTGGTTTCTCTTTATGCTCCGGCTCATAAAGTAGAATTAAAGGATTTCAATGTATTCGTAGAAGGAGACCTGGATCTGGACGGCTTCCAAGAAATCGCAGCTGTGCGTCCTGGATTTTCTCAGATACGTTATAGAGTAGATATCGAAACAGATTCTCCTAAAGAAAATGTAAATTCATTACTCTCTCATATAGAAAGGATCTGCCCTGTGAAGGATACATTATCCGGAGTAGGAGTACTTTCCCAAAAATCTGGATCTTCTGTTGCAGCTTAA
- the hisC gene encoding histidinol-phosphate transaminase, with product MRFQPALDKIPAYEAGKPIELVVREYGISPEKVLKLASNENPYGVSPKVSEIIKEAVYKMPLYPDDSYKALKDALAKVHGVDAKNVIQGNGSDQIFDFATRSILNPGDKILQNGKTFSMYSIYAGQCGADTVQTSSELHDLDQFLDLYKKHSPKIIFICTPCNPIGDALDQADLYTFLQKISPDTMVVLDAAYMEFGKIRDPKKEVKASDVISKFPNVLYTNTFSKIYGLGGMRIGYGIASEEMIRAFYKLRPPFNVSQLSQLAAATALNDRDFVENYLKSNLKEMIRYEKFAKKKGLFYFESYANFITIKLDQAKLDSTQTFETLLKEGIILRNLKSYGLNALRITIGRPEQNDRVLERLSELL from the coding sequence ATGCGATTCCAGCCTGCTTTAGACAAGATCCCGGCCTACGAAGCCGGCAAACCGATAGAACTAGTCGTACGTGAATACGGAATTTCTCCGGAGAAGGTTCTCAAACTTGCCTCCAATGAGAATCCATACGGAGTATCTCCTAAGGTTTCCGAGATCATTAAAGAAGCAGTGTACAAGATGCCCTTGTATCCTGACGATTCTTATAAGGCGCTAAAGGATGCACTTGCAAAGGTCCATGGAGTAGATGCAAAAAACGTAATACAAGGGAATGGCAGCGACCAAATATTCGATTTTGCTACAAGATCCATTTTGAATCCTGGGGATAAAATCCTCCAGAATGGCAAAACATTCTCTATGTATTCTATTTATGCAGGACAATGTGGTGCAGATACTGTCCAAACCAGTTCTGAACTTCATGATCTGGACCAATTTCTGGATCTATATAAAAAACATTCTCCTAAGATCATATTCATCTGCACTCCTTGCAATCCAATTGGCGATGCCTTAGATCAGGCTGATCTATATACTTTTCTCCAAAAAATATCTCCCGATACAATGGTTGTCTTAGATGCAGCCTATATGGAGTTCGGAAAAATTAGAGATCCTAAAAAAGAAGTAAAAGCTTCGGATGTAATTTCAAAATTCCCTAATGTATTATATACAAATACATTCTCTAAAATTTACGGATTAGGCGGGATGAGAATTGGGTATGGTATCGCTTCAGAAGAAATGATCCGTGCATTCTATAAATTAAGACCCCCATTCAATGTTTCTCAACTTTCTCAGTTAGCAGCGGCTACTGCATTAAACGATAGAGATTTTGTGGAGAATTATCTAAAATCTAACTTAAAAGAAATGATTCGTTACGAAAAATTTGCAAAGAAGAAGGGACTCTTCTACTTCGAATCTTATGCAAACTTTATCACGATTAAATTGGACCAAGCAAAACTGGATTCCACCCAAACCTTCGAAACATTACTGAAGGAAGGGATTATATTAAGAAATCTTAAAAGTTATGGCTTGAATGCCTTGAGAATTACGATAGGAAGGCCGGAACAGAACGATCGGGTATTAGAAAGGCTGTCGGAACTTCTATAG